Part of the Syntrophorhabdales bacterium genome, TCAGACCTGATCATTGTTGCGGGAAGGCCCAGTATGGGCAAGACAGCCTTCTGTCTCAACATTGCGCAGAACGTTGCACTCGCTGACGGCGGTGCCGCTCCAGTGGGTGTATTTTCAATGGAGATGTCAAAAGAGCAGCTCGTAATGAGACTCCTGAGCTCTGAGTCAGAAGTAGAGTTTTCGAAGCTCCGGACCGGGGCCCTTTCCGGCGGCGAGTGGCCCAAGCTCGCGCAGGCCGCGGATACGCTCTATAAGGCTCCCATATTTATCGATGATTCGCCAGGCCTCAGCATCCTGGAGTTACGCGCGCGGGCAAGACGGTTAAAAAAGGAACACGATCTGAGCCTTCTCGTCATAGACTATCTGCAACTGATGCGGGGCAGGAGCAATACCGGCGGCGATCGGCGCGAGCAGGAAATATCGGAAATTTCGAGATTCCTGAAAGCGCTGGCAAAGGAGCTGAATATACCCGTCATTGCCATTTCGCAGCTCAACCGTATGGTCGAACAGAGAGAAGACAAGAAGCCGAGGCTTGCAGATCTGCGGGAATCGGGCGCCATCGAGCAGGACGCAGATCTCATAATTTTTATATACAGGGACGAAGTATACAACAAGAGCCCTGACAACCCGCTGAAAGGTGTGGCGGAGATTATCATCGGCAAGCAAAGAAACGGGCCTACCGGAGATATCGAGGTGGCTTTTCTGGACAAGTACACCACATTCAGGAACCTGTACAGAGAATGAATCTTCCGAATGTACTCTCCATCCTGCGTCTCTGCCTGACGGCCTTCTTTATTGTTTCCGTAACCTACCAGCGCTATACGGAAGCGCTCGTACTCTTTGTTGCCCAGGCGGTGAGCGATCTCCTCGACGGGTTTCTTGCGAGGATACTCCACAAGAAGACAGACCTGGGCGCATGGCTCGATCCTATAGCGGATAAGGTGATGCTTGTCTCTTCGTACCTGGTGCTCGGGTTTCAGGAGATCGTCCCTTACTGGGTTGTTGCCATCGTGCTGTCGCGCGACCTTGTCGTTGCAGGTGGTTTTCTCTTCCTGCATCTCTTTTCCTCTCGGGTTGTACCTTCCCCCAGTTTGCTCGGCAAAGCGACAACCGTGCTTCAGATGGTCACAGTATTATATTTGCTCTGGTCGGTTACGAGAGAATTCCAGCTGTACTTTTTCTACGCAGTGGCAGGCCTGACGTTGTTGTCCGGATTTCAATACCTCTTGCTAGGTCTCACTGCCCTTTCTCGCAAAGAAATCGTTTGACAGGATGGGGTTTGAGCGTTACTTTATTAATGAACAGTCCGCTCCAGCATATAAAAGATCCTTACAAATTATATAAAAGGAGGTTCCCATGGCTATCAGAGTTGCCATAAACGGATTCGGCAGGATAGGCCGGCTTGTGTACAGGGCCGCTCAAAAGAGCAAGGACCTGGAAATCGTGGCGGTTAATGACCTGACCGACGCGAAAACTCTTGCCCACCTGCTCAAGTATGATTCAGTACACGGCACCATGGAGTCTGATGTGCGGTGGAAGGATTGTAGCCTGGTAGTCGATGGGAAGGAGGTCACAGTACTTGCCGAGCGGGACCCGGAAAAGCTTCCCTGGAAAGACCTGAAGGTTGACGTTGCGCTGGAGAGTACGGGCCATTTTACCGACCGGGTCGGGGGCGAGAAACACCTGAAAGCGGGAGCGGCCAAGGTTGTTGTTTCTGCGCCAGCCAAGAATCCCGACGTGTCATTTGTCCTCGGCGTGAATGAAGAGGTGTACGATAAGGCAAAGCACAATATCATCTCCATGGGGTCATGTACTACGAACTGCCTGGCCCCTATCGTCAAGGTGCTTCACAAAGAGTTCGGTATAGAGCACGGTCTTATGACAACCATTCACTCCTACACCAATGACCAGGTCATTCTTGATTACCCTCACCGGGATTTGCGGCGGGCGCGTGCCGCGGCCATGTCGATGATACCAACAACAACCGGGGCTGCCAGGGCTATCGGCGAGGTAATACCGGAGATGAAAGGAAAGCTTGATGGTCTGGCTATAAGAGTCCCCACGCCGAATGTCTCTGTGGTTGATCTCGTAGTAAACGTGTCCAAGGCCACGACAAAAGACGAGGTGAACAGTGCATTTAAAAGGTACGCTGAGGGACCCATGAAGGGCATCCTTTGCGCTGTCGAGGAAGAGCTGGTATCATGCGATTTCAACGGCAGCACTTTCTCTTCGCATGTCGACCTCCCTACTACCAATGTCATGGCCGGAAAGATGGTCAAAGTGCTTTCCTGGTACGATAACGAGTGGGGCTTTTCCACAAGGATGGCCGAGACCCTTGCCTACGTCGTGAGGTAAACCATGAAGACACTGGAAGAGCTTGATTTGAAGGGAAAGAGGGTGTTTGTGCGCGTTGACTTCAACGTGCCTACTGACGATCAAGGCAATATAACGGATGATACGCGGATCCGTGCTCATCTGCCGACTATCGCTTACATAACCGAGAAACGCGGGAAAGCCATCCTCGCCTCGCACCTCGGACGGCCAAAAGGAAAACGAAACGAAAAATATACACTCAGGCCTGTTGCAAAAAAATTGAGCGATCTTCTCTTCAAAGGTGTAACGTTCGTGGATGACTGCATCGGGGAAAAAGTGCAAAGTGCCGTGGCTGCTATGAAGGAAGGAGATGTGCTGCTCCTCGAGAATCTCAGGTTTTATCCGGGAGAAGAGAAAAACGACAAAGAGTTTTCCCGCGAACTCGCGAAATTGTGCGACGTCTATGTTGACGACGCCTTCGCAACGGCGCACAGGGGTCATGCATCTAACGCGGGTATTACTGAGTTTGTCAGCACGTGCGCTGTGGGAATGCTGCTCAAAAGTGAACTCGATTACCTGAAGCGCGCCACAGATAATCCGGTTAGACCGATGGTGGCCATAATCGGCGGCGCGAAGGTATCAGACAAAATCGGCGTCCTGGAGAAACTGATCGATAGGGTAGACAAATTGATTGTCGGCGGTGGTATGGCCTTCACCTTCCTGAAAGCTCTCGGCTACGAGGTAGGAAAATCCCTTTGCGAAACAGATATGCTCGACGTCGCCAAGAAGATCCTCGAAAAAGCAAGGGCCAAGAAAGTGAAATTCTACCTTCCCGTTGATTGTGTGCTGGCGGAGCAGCCGTCAGCCGATGCAGCGACCAAGCAGTTGCCTGTCGAGGAAATCCCTCCTCTGCTTGCAGGCTACGATATCGGCCCGGCGACTTCAACTCTCTTCTCGGAAGCTTTGCAAGATGCAAAAACGATAGTCTGGAACGGCCCGATGGGTATGTTTGAAGTAGCCCCCTTCCGCACGGGGACATTCGCTCTGGCGGCTTCCGTGGCGGCCACCGATGCACTTACGATCGTTGGAGGCGGTGATACGGATACCGCCGTGCACCAGGCTGGAGTGGCCAACAGAATATCGTATATATCGACAGGCGGTGGAGCATTCCTTGAATTGCTCGAAGGCAAGCCGATGCCGGCGATAGAAGCGCTTGAAAGGCGCGGAGGTGGAGCTTGAGGCCGTGGATGGTAGCGGGCAATTGGAAGATGCATAATACGGTCAAAGAAGCGGTGGCTCTCGCCTCAAGCGTCAAAGAGGGGAGCGCCGGACTTAAGGGCGGCACCGTTGTAGTTGCTCCGGTCTTCACTGCGCTTGCGGCTGTTGCCGACGTGGTCAGGGGATCCCATGTAAAACTGGCTGCTCAGAACGTCTTTTACGAAGAGAAGGGTGCGTATACCGGTGAAGTTGCTCCCGGAATGCTCCTGGACGTTGGATGCGAGTACGTGATCATCGGCCATTCGGAGCGCAGGAAGTATTTCCACGAAACTGACGAAGGGGTCAATGCCAAGGTGAGGAAGGCATTGGGCGTTGGACTCACACCGATTCTCTGTGTCGGAGAGACAGAAGAGGAGCGGGAAAAGGGCGTCACAGAATTCGTCGTGGGATCGCAAGTGCGCAAAGGTCTTTACGCTATTGAGAGCCTGAAAGGCATTGTAATCGCGTATGAACCTGTCTGGGCAATCGGGACAGGAAAGAACGCTACTCCCGGGGAAGCCGAGGAAGTGCACGCTTTTATCCGCACTCTATTAAAAAGCACATACAGGGAAGAGGCTGACGCTCTGCCGATTCTCTATGGAGGCAGCGTCACGAAGGATAACATTGGCGACCTGATCGGGATGGAAGACATAGACGGAGCGCTGGTGGGCGGCGCCTCCTTGAAGTCAGACAACTTTCTGGGTATAATAAAGGCCGCTGCTGCGACACAGGGATAAAGAAAAATGCTGACTGTCATTGCAATAATACACTTTCTCGTTTCAATAGCCTTGATTTTTGTGGTGCTCCTGCAGACCGGCAGGGGGTCGGAAATCGGGGCGGCGTTCGGTTCCGGGGCAAGCCAGACACTCTTCGGAAGCTCAGGCACGACAGGCTTTATGACCAAGATTACGACCGCCGCTGTGGTTATCTTCATGCTGACAAGCCTGCTGCTCGCCTATTTTTACAGTCACAGGGAGTACGTGGTGAGAGCCCCGGCAAGCCAGACTGAGGAGAGGCTGCCGGCCAAGGCTCCAACTGCTCCTCCTGCGCAAGCGCCCGCACCAGGGAAATAGGTTCATTCAGGAATCTATCGGGTGAGAGCACGGCGACCGAGAGGGAGGGCGACGCGAGCCCCCACTGATAGTATATGCCGAAGTGGTGGAAGTGGTAGACACACCATCTTGAGGGGGTGGCGGGGAGACCCGTGCGGGTTCAAGTCCCGCCTTCGGCATTTTAATTTCTGTTCTTCTTCAGCCTCACCGTTTCCTTCCGGCGAGCTAATCAAAGTGCGGACAAGAACTCGTGGATCTACTCCCGTCCCTGTTCTGGGATCGCCAGATCTGATTCAGAGTCAGGACCTGGACGGTATCACGGCAGGTTCTTGCGCACGTGCCTCAGGACATCCTTGCAGATTTCTATCTCCCGTCGATCTATCCCTTTTTGCACGCGCTCTAAAATATCCTGAACAAGTTGCGTTACCTCGGTCATGAGCTTCTTGCCGGAAGCGGTCAGAAACACCCGTTTCTCGCGGGCATCCTCGGTTCCAGCCCTGCGTTCAATGAGCCCCAGTGATTCAATGCCGGACACGAGACGTGCCACGGTAGTCTTATCTCTGTAAAGCTTCTCAGCAAGAGCGCGCTGCGGTTGACCATCTTCGTCCCAGATATATACGAGGGCAGCGAACTGCTCTGCCTTTATAGGATACTTC contains:
- the dnaB gene encoding replicative DNA helicase, with product MARVSRNSGEKRGRVPPQNLEAEQSLLAGVLVDPESMNKVVDVVASDDFYRDDHAKIFELMLDLYERSEPIDIVTMSSAAKDKGILEKIGGVTYLNTLVDLMPTSANITQYAKMVREKALLRSLMKVSTEIIERGYEVETNIDGYVDDAEKMIFQISEKKFKPSFYPVKDLVMENVKTIERLFQKKQTVTGLATGFVELDKMTSGLQPSDLIIVAGRPSMGKTAFCLNIAQNVALADGGAAPVGVFSMEMSKEQLVMRLLSSESEVEFSKLRTGALSGGEWPKLAQAADTLYKAPIFIDDSPGLSILELRARARRLKKEHDLSLLVIDYLQLMRGRSNTGGDRREQEISEISRFLKALAKELNIPVIAISQLNRMVEQREDKKPRLADLRESGAIEQDADLIIFIYRDEVYNKSPDNPLKGVAEIIIGKQRNGPTGDIEVAFLDKYTTFRNLYRE
- the pgsA gene encoding CDP-diacylglycerol--glycerol-3-phosphate 3-phosphatidyltransferase — protein: MNLPNVLSILRLCLTAFFIVSVTYQRYTEALVLFVAQAVSDLLDGFLARILHKKTDLGAWLDPIADKVMLVSSYLVLGFQEIVPYWVVAIVLSRDLVVAGGFLFLHLFSSRVVPSPSLLGKATTVLQMVTVLYLLWSVTREFQLYFFYAVAGLTLLSGFQYLLLGLTALSRKEIV
- the gap gene encoding type I glyceraldehyde-3-phosphate dehydrogenase; amino-acid sequence: MAIRVAINGFGRIGRLVYRAAQKSKDLEIVAVNDLTDAKTLAHLLKYDSVHGTMESDVRWKDCSLVVDGKEVTVLAERDPEKLPWKDLKVDVALESTGHFTDRVGGEKHLKAGAAKVVVSAPAKNPDVSFVLGVNEEVYDKAKHNIISMGSCTTNCLAPIVKVLHKEFGIEHGLMTTIHSYTNDQVILDYPHRDLRRARAAAMSMIPTTTGAARAIGEVIPEMKGKLDGLAIRVPTPNVSVVDLVVNVSKATTKDEVNSAFKRYAEGPMKGILCAVEEELVSCDFNGSTFSSHVDLPTTNVMAGKMVKVLSWYDNEWGFSTRMAETLAYVVR
- a CDS encoding phosphoglycerate kinase; this translates as MKTLEELDLKGKRVFVRVDFNVPTDDQGNITDDTRIRAHLPTIAYITEKRGKAILASHLGRPKGKRNEKYTLRPVAKKLSDLLFKGVTFVDDCIGEKVQSAVAAMKEGDVLLLENLRFYPGEEKNDKEFSRELAKLCDVYVDDAFATAHRGHASNAGITEFVSTCAVGMLLKSELDYLKRATDNPVRPMVAIIGGAKVSDKIGVLEKLIDRVDKLIVGGGMAFTFLKALGYEVGKSLCETDMLDVAKKILEKARAKKVKFYLPVDCVLAEQPSADAATKQLPVEEIPPLLAGYDIGPATSTLFSEALQDAKTIVWNGPMGMFEVAPFRTGTFALAASVAATDALTIVGGGDTDTAVHQAGVANRISYISTGGGAFLELLEGKPMPAIEALERRGGGA
- the tpiA gene encoding triose-phosphate isomerase; its protein translation is MRPWMVAGNWKMHNTVKEAVALASSVKEGSAGLKGGTVVVAPVFTALAAVADVVRGSHVKLAAQNVFYEEKGAYTGEVAPGMLLDVGCEYVIIGHSERRKYFHETDEGVNAKVRKALGVGLTPILCVGETEEEREKGVTEFVVGSQVRKGLYAIESLKGIVIAYEPVWAIGTGKNATPGEAEEVHAFIRTLLKSTYREEADALPILYGGSVTKDNIGDLIGMEDIDGALVGGASLKSDNFLGIIKAAAATQG
- the secG gene encoding preprotein translocase subunit SecG, whose amino-acid sequence is MLTVIAIIHFLVSIALIFVVLLQTGRGSEIGAAFGSGASQTLFGSSGTTGFMTKITTAAVVIFMLTSLLLAYFYSHREYVVRAPASQTEERLPAKAPTAPPAQAPAPGK
- a CDS encoding MarR family transcriptional regulator; translation: MARPPKYTLHESLGYLAYEAAGAIRKQIGRELARKKYPIKAEQFAALVYIWDEDGQPQRALAEKLYRDKTTVARLVSGIESLGLIERRAGTEDAREKRVFLTASGKKLMTEVTQLVQDILERVQKGIDRREIEICKDVLRHVRKNLP